Proteins encoded by one window of Thermococcus sp. Bubb.Bath:
- a CDS encoding mRNA surveillance protein pelota translates to MQIIHRDIKEGKVKVKAETLDDLWHLYHIIDPGDTVYAKTLRKQAQRADSLRAEKVEVIPVFLGVQAEKINFHKFANQVRVTGPIVYASREDVPLGKYHTIAIEQGTVVTIQKPRWKEHHIERLKEAVEASKRARVMIVVIDDGEADMALVREYGVEVLNSIRHNLGGKQYRTDRESEEMRFFHDVARTMEEIMKRENVEKAIVAGPGFVKEDFYKFLREKYPELAKKVVIEDTSVTGRTGIYEVIKRGIVDKVYHENRVAKEIQLVEKVLENIARNNGLVAYGLKEVEEAINYGAVETLLVLDGLLKGELRGKVEELMDAVRYSRGEVVVVSSEHEGGEKLKALGGLAALLRFRVK, encoded by the coding sequence ATGCAGATAATTCACCGGGACATAAAGGAAGGTAAGGTCAAAGTGAAGGCTGAGACCCTCGACGACCTCTGGCACCTCTACCACATAATCGACCCGGGGGACACCGTTTACGCCAAAACTCTCAGGAAGCAGGCCCAGAGGGCAGATTCATTGAGGGCTGAGAAGGTTGAGGTCATTCCCGTTTTCCTTGGGGTTCAAGCCGAGAAGATAAACTTCCACAAGTTCGCCAACCAGGTTAGGGTTACAGGACCGATAGTCTACGCCAGCAGGGAAGACGTGCCGCTGGGCAAGTACCACACGATAGCGATAGAGCAGGGGACGGTTGTCACAATCCAGAAGCCCCGCTGGAAGGAGCACCACATTGAGCGCCTTAAGGAAGCGGTTGAGGCCTCAAAGCGCGCCCGTGTGATGATAGTTGTGATTGATGATGGGGAGGCAGATATGGCTCTCGTGAGGGAGTACGGGGTTGAGGTGCTCAACAGCATCCGCCACAACCTTGGGGGAAAGCAGTACAGAACGGACAGGGAGAGCGAGGAGATGAGGTTCTTCCACGACGTTGCGAGAACGATGGAGGAGATAATGAAGCGCGAGAACGTTGAGAAGGCGATCGTTGCCGGGCCAGGTTTTGTTAAGGAGGACTTCTACAAGTTCCTGCGTGAGAAGTACCCGGAACTGGCGAAGAAAGTCGTCATCGAGGATACGAGCGTCACTGGTAGGACGGGCATCTATGAAGTCATAAAGCGAGGCATAGTGGATAAGGTCTACCACGAGAACCGCGTGGCAAAGGAGATTCAGCTTGTGGAGAAGGTGCTGGAAAACATAGCGAGGAACAACGGTTTGGTCGCCTACGGCCTGAAAGAGGTCGAGGAGGCGATTAACTACGGCGCCGTCGAGACGCTTTTAGTCCTCGACGGGCTCCTTAAGGGCGAACTCAGGGGGAAGGTCGAGGAGCTGATGGACGCGGTGAGGTACTCCCGTGGGGAAGTTGTGGTGGTAAGCTCGGAGCACGAGGGTGGGGAAAAGCTGAAGGCTCTTGGTGGGTTGGCAGCTCTGCTGAGGTTCAGGGTGAAGTAA
- the cmr6 gene encoding type III-B CRISPR module RAMP protein Cmr6 yields the protein MNLLHDPLRGVDNLSLKLEKYAPFEVDKNGSKKPSIKALQNIPEALRMTKEARELYRKFFEEHKKMLDSLKAKKLDIDMKNTSRLVVGLGDESVYEVSIRLMRNYGVPYIPGSALKGVARAYVIEMLAEILTEHSNLCNDFFECAGNVQGWLNGGAVDNFPERVRVESRSKQLEEFLGIFLREPIPEEIPVRKIAQTAVTMFGTTEKEGSVVFFDALPYPEPLESSNGEVLEFDIMNPHYGPYYQGEGNANPPGDWYDPVPVPFITVKEGVKFLFAVGRSKTCKDQELVNKAEKLLKLALKEHGAGAKTSLGYGKFGEV from the coding sequence TTGAACCTCCTACACGACCCACTGAGGGGAGTTGACAACCTCTCCCTCAAGCTGGAGAAATATGCCCCCTTTGAGGTGGACAAAAACGGCTCCAAAAAGCCCTCTATCAAGGCTCTCCAGAACATTCCTGAAGCCCTGCGGATGACCAAGGAGGCACGTGAGCTGTATAGGAAGTTTTTCGAAGAGCATAAGAAAATGCTCGACTCGCTCAAGGCAAAGAAGTTGGATATTGATATGAAAAACACCTCAAGGCTCGTCGTCGGCCTCGGAGACGAGAGCGTTTACGAGGTGAGTATCAGGCTGATGCGAAACTACGGCGTTCCATACATCCCTGGCTCGGCCCTGAAAGGGGTTGCGAGGGCCTACGTCATCGAGATGCTGGCTGAAATTCTAACAGAACATTCAAACCTGTGCAACGACTTCTTTGAGTGCGCTGGAAATGTTCAGGGATGGCTTAACGGTGGAGCAGTGGATAACTTCCCCGAAAGGGTCAGGGTAGAAAGTAGGTCAAAACAGCTTGAGGAGTTCCTCGGGATCTTCCTTAGAGAACCAATCCCAGAAGAAATTCCTGTGAGAAAAATTGCACAAACCGCAGTCACAATGTTCGGGACGACAGAAAAAGAGGGTTCTGTGGTCTTCTTCGATGCACTCCCCTATCCTGAACCCCTCGAATCCTCCAACGGTGAAGTTTTGGAGTTCGACATAATGAACCCCCACTACGGGCCCTACTACCAGGGGGAGGGAAACGCGAACCCGCCCGGGGACTGGTACGACCCCGTGCCCGTGCCCTTCATCACCGTGAAGGAAGGAGTAAAGTTCCTCTTCGCCGTTGGCAGGTCAAAGACGTGCAAAGATCAAGAGCTCGTCAATAAAGCGGAAAAGCTTCTCAAACTGGCCCTGAAGGAACACGGCGCCGGGGCAAAGACGAGCCTCGGCTACGGGAAGTTCGGGGAAGTATAG
- a CDS encoding methyltransferase domain-containing protein yields the protein MMAEITEELIELAVGLIKKGYDNRRLRAKLGGDWELIAEVARARIKAKDKFSRSDLWMDMEGLRYATHEVVARYRAERMREFGIKSIADVSCGIGIQLIFYAMNVERAYGIDIDPLKIEFAKRNAEKYGVSNIEFINADSLSPETVEKIDAEVIFSDPARPPEAPERNLEGLLPSPLKIYEAYKKKTDSFIFDLPPQMRREKVPWKGEFEYIGLFGALNRLTFYTEPLEKAERSAVILPAGARLESDPTLENIVEWTEEPNEYLYEIPQAVDYADLINELFHRLPVEAKMLMREKRRVLATGSEPVESPYLKRTYRVLAVLPFHPVRINDFLRREGFGRATLRISVPERDYWKIRRKIEENLRGERRAFVFKVGKRGIIAEEL from the coding sequence ATGATGGCGGAGATCACGGAAGAGCTGATCGAACTCGCGGTAGGGCTCATAAAGAAAGGATATGACAATAGGAGGCTCCGTGCCAAACTCGGGGGGGACTGGGAGCTCATAGCGGAGGTTGCCAGGGCCAGAATAAAGGCAAAGGACAAGTTCTCCCGCTCGGACCTCTGGATGGACATGGAGGGCCTCCGCTACGCCACCCACGAGGTCGTTGCCAGATACCGCGCTGAAAGAATGCGGGAGTTCGGGATAAAAAGCATCGCCGACGTTTCCTGCGGCATAGGAATACAGCTCATCTTCTACGCGATGAACGTGGAAAGGGCCTATGGTATAGACATAGACCCGCTCAAAATCGAGTTCGCCAAACGGAACGCCGAGAAGTACGGGGTTTCGAACATTGAGTTCATTAACGCCGATTCACTCTCACCGGAAACCGTTGAGAAAATCGACGCCGAGGTTATCTTCTCCGACCCGGCAAGGCCCCCTGAAGCCCCCGAGAGAAACCTTGAAGGGCTCCTGCCAAGTCCGCTTAAAATATACGAAGCTTACAAGAAGAAGACGGATTCGTTCATATTCGACCTCCCCCCACAGATGAGGAGGGAGAAAGTCCCCTGGAAGGGCGAGTTTGAGTACATAGGCCTGTTCGGCGCGCTCAACAGGCTCACATTTTACACAGAGCCGCTGGAGAAGGCGGAGCGGAGCGCGGTCATCCTTCCAGCAGGGGCAAGGCTTGAGAGCGATCCGACCCTGGAGAACATCGTGGAGTGGACCGAAGAGCCCAACGAGTACCTCTACGAGATACCACAGGCCGTTGACTACGCGGATTTAATAAACGAGCTCTTCCACAGGCTTCCCGTCGAGGCAAAGATGCTCATGAGGGAGAAAAGGCGCGTTCTGGCAACGGGAAGCGAGCCGGTGGAGAGCCCCTACCTAAAGCGCACCTACCGCGTTCTCGCCGTCCTACCTTTCCACCCGGTCAGGATAAACGACTTCCTAAGAAGGGAGGGCTTTGGAAGGGCCACTCTAAGAATAAGCGTTCCGGAGAGAGATTACTGGAAGATACGGCGGAAAATCGAGGAGAACCTGAGGGGTGAGAGGAGAGCGTTCGTCTTCAAGGTTGGGAAGAGGGGAATTATCGCCGAGGAACTATAG
- the crn3 gene encoding CRISPR-associated ring nuclease Crn3/Csx3, with protein sequence MKFETREAEKYTIVSLETGGVIEPSILKELKPPKVNAKKGIILTGRGPIWLYGFLVHFYHPTAWVATYDPRLGGAVVVESHVPGVEPGDVIPIKEVG encoded by the coding sequence GTGAAGTTTGAGACGAGGGAAGCCGAAAAGTACACGATCGTCAGCCTTGAAACTGGGGGAGTAATAGAGCCCTCCATCCTGAAGGAGCTCAAACCTCCCAAAGTTAATGCTAAAAAAGGCATCATCCTCACAGGAAGAGGGCCGATATGGCTCTACGGCTTTCTCGTTCATTTTTACCACCCAACGGCCTGGGTGGCCACTTATGACCCCAGGCTGGGGGGAGCGGTTGTGGTTGAATCTCACGTCCCGGGTGTTGAACCGGGTGATGTGATACCCATTAAGGAGGTGGGGTAG
- the cmr4 gene encoding type III-B CRISPR module RAMP protein Cmr4 has product MYGKKLVLGIYTMTPLHAGSGSEVSVIDLPIQRERHTGFPVIWGQSLKGALRSAFRELKEDGELESVIFGPDPNANTAPGHAGAVAVGDAKVLLFPVRSAKGVFAYITSPLVLGRFKRDMELTGREFKASIPTLEAGKAVVHNNSSLLIGKNVVLEEISLTTDDPRDLSGLANVISQVVPIEKDELLKRLAIVPDDVFSAFVKLSTEVVARVAIDTNTGTVKKGGLWYEEFLPRDTVMYSVVAVAKPRKKESNVTVEEVEEALVKAFNGKFLQLGGDETVGKGFVKITLG; this is encoded by the coding sequence ATGTACGGGAAGAAACTCGTTTTGGGAATCTACACGATGACTCCGCTCCACGCGGGGAGCGGTTCGGAGGTCAGCGTGATAGACCTGCCAATCCAAAGGGAGCGGCACACGGGATTCCCCGTAATATGGGGACAGAGTCTCAAAGGCGCACTACGGAGTGCGTTCAGGGAGCTCAAAGAAGACGGGGAGCTTGAATCGGTTATATTTGGGCCGGATCCAAACGCGAATACGGCCCCCGGGCACGCAGGAGCGGTGGCAGTGGGGGACGCCAAGGTGCTCCTGTTCCCTGTTAGGAGCGCCAAGGGGGTCTTTGCTTACATTACCTCGCCGCTGGTGCTTGGGAGGTTCAAAAGGGACATGGAACTGACTGGCAGGGAGTTTAAGGCATCCATTCCCACATTGGAAGCAGGGAAGGCAGTGGTTCATAATAACTCCTCCCTTCTAATAGGAAAGAACGTAGTCCTGGAGGAGATTTCCTTAACAACCGACGATCCAAGGGATCTTTCAGGACTCGCCAACGTCATCTCTCAGGTCGTCCCGATAGAGAAGGACGAGCTTCTCAAGAGACTTGCCATAGTCCCCGACGACGTGTTCTCGGCCTTTGTGAAGCTCTCGACCGAGGTGGTCGCAAGGGTGGCAATTGACACCAATACAGGCACGGTGAAGAAGGGTGGCCTCTGGTACGAGGAGTTCCTCCCGAGAGACACGGTGATGTATTCCGTGGTGGCCGTGGCAAAGCCGAGGAAGAAGGAATCAAACGTGACCGTGGAGGAAGTAGAGGAGGCCCTTGTTAAAGCCTTCAACGGCAAATTCCTCCAGCTCGGTGGCGACGAGACGGTGGGCAAAGGCTTCGTTAAGATAACACTGGGGTGA
- a CDS encoding Xaa-Pro peptidase family protein, whose translation MRIEKLKEFIAKKELDGVLITYKPNLFYFTGSAPVLGGYLVVTADEELFLVPQLEYEEARKSSKVPVEYFKKGADLYEKLKAFNLKRLGIEGRTSYSSVQNLKEKIGAEDFALIDDVIKELRMVKSPEEIEVIRQACRIADLAMETAIEEVREGVKEREVAAKMEYVMKMNGAEKVAFDTIVASGWRSALPHGIASDKVIEKGDLVVIDEGALFNHYHSDMTRTVVVGSPNEKQREIYEIVLEAQKKGVESARPGITAKDVDTAARNVIAEYGYGDYFIHSTGHGVGLEIHEWPGVSQYDETVLKPGMVITVEPGIYIPKFGGVRIEDTIVITENGAERLTKTERELI comes from the coding sequence ATGAGGATCGAAAAGTTGAAGGAGTTCATAGCCAAGAAGGAACTCGACGGTGTTTTGATAACGTACAAGCCCAACCTGTTCTACTTCACGGGCTCCGCCCCGGTTCTCGGCGGCTACCTCGTTGTCACTGCCGATGAAGAGCTCTTCCTTGTTCCCCAGCTTGAGTACGAGGAGGCCAGGAAGAGCTCGAAAGTCCCCGTCGAGTACTTCAAGAAGGGAGCCGACCTGTACGAGAAGCTGAAAGCTTTCAACCTCAAGAGGCTCGGCATCGAGGGCAGGACGAGCTACTCCAGCGTCCAGAACCTCAAGGAGAAGATTGGAGCTGAGGATTTCGCCCTCATTGACGACGTCATCAAGGAGCTTAGAATGGTAAAGAGTCCTGAGGAGATAGAGGTCATAAGACAGGCCTGCAGGATAGCTGACCTAGCAATGGAAACCGCCATCGAGGAGGTACGCGAGGGGGTTAAGGAGAGGGAAGTGGCCGCGAAGATGGAGTACGTCATGAAGATGAACGGGGCGGAGAAAGTAGCATTCGATACGATAGTGGCGAGTGGGTGGCGTTCGGCCCTTCCGCACGGAATAGCGAGCGACAAGGTGATAGAAAAGGGGGATCTCGTCGTCATCGATGAGGGCGCGCTCTTCAACCACTACCACTCGGACATGACGAGAACGGTTGTGGTCGGCTCGCCGAACGAAAAGCAGAGGGAGATATACGAAATCGTCCTTGAGGCCCAGAAGAAGGGTGTCGAATCTGCCAGGCCTGGAATAACTGCCAAGGACGTCGACACCGCCGCGAGGAACGTCATCGCTGAATACGGCTACGGGGACTACTTCATCCACTCAACCGGACACGGAGTTGGCCTTGAAATTCACGAGTGGCCTGGGGTGAGCCAGTACGACGAGACTGTCCTGAAGCCGGGGATGGTGATAACCGTCGAGCCAGGAATCTACATTCCTAAGTTCGGAGGGGTGAGGATAGAGGACACCATTGTCATCACGGAGAACGGTGCCGAGAGACTCACCAAGACGGAGAGGGAGCTGATCTGA
- the cmr5 gene encoding type III-B CRISPR module-associated protein Cmr5, with protein sequence MDLRSIEQERAKFAYEKVSDVKREDTKTQGRYRSYVKSAPVMILTNGLGQTLAFYLSKLDKNEAVDHSSLDPKNEQEGDKRAYAYLYRHLGEWLAMKVTGGEDPLRFYMNASGTQAIVLTDEAIALLSWLKRFADAMLAEDKNGD encoded by the coding sequence ATGGATCTGCGAAGCATCGAGCAGGAGAGGGCAAAGTTTGCCTACGAGAAAGTCTCAGATGTTAAGAGGGAGGACACCAAGACCCAGGGACGCTACAGATCCTACGTGAAGAGTGCCCCCGTCATGATACTGACAAACGGCCTCGGGCAGACACTTGCTTTCTACCTCTCGAAACTCGATAAGAACGAGGCCGTTGACCACAGCTCTCTCGATCCCAAGAATGAACAGGAGGGCGACAAGAGGGCCTACGCCTACCTTTACAGGCATCTGGGTGAGTGGCTCGCCATGAAGGTCACCGGCGGTGAAGACCCCCTGAGGTTCTACATGAACGCATCTGGAACTCAGGCAATCGTGCTAACGGATGAGGCAATAGCCCTTCTCAGCTGGCTCAAGAGGTTCGCCGACGCGATGCTGGCAGAGGACAAGAACGGTGATTGA
- the tnpA gene encoding IS200/IS605 family transposase: protein MKYKIDKGAHSVYSLYYHLILVVKYRRKVFTDDRIIDFLKQKIHEISETHEVEVLAIETDQDHVHILFKAKPTLNIPKYINALKTITSREIRRNFPEVKEKLWRNAFWSPSYFLATSGQVTLDVLKAYVESQGEKS from the coding sequence ATGAAATACAAAATTGACAAAGGAGCACACTCAGTCTATTCGCTCTACTACCACCTCATTTTAGTCGTAAAATACCGCAGAAAAGTTTTTACAGATGATAGGATAATAGACTTTCTCAAACAGAAAATCCACGAAATATCAGAAACCCACGAGGTAGAAGTTCTCGCCATCGAGACAGACCAAGACCACGTTCACATCCTCTTCAAGGCAAAACCCACCCTCAACATACCAAAATACATCAACGCCCTAAAGACAATCACGTCACGGGAAATACGCAGGAACTTCCCGGAAGTGAAAGAAAAACTCTGGAGAAACGCCTTCTGGTCGCCCTCATACTTCCTCGCAACCTCTGGACAGGTGACCCTCGACGTTCTCAAAGCTTACGTTGAGAGCCAAGGTGAGAAGAGTTGA
- a CDS encoding PCNA-inhibitor, which produces MDRKLDEFLSSGISVKKPENVQKKRKRLRETKLDVFLPEEHINYFKGLRIGSKKIRNAKIEEL; this is translated from the coding sequence ATGGACCGGAAGCTGGACGAGTTTCTAAGCTCGGGGATCTCGGTCAAAAAACCGGAGAACGTTCAGAAGAAGAGAAAACGCCTAAGGGAGACCAAGCTCGATGTTTTTCTTCCTGAAGAGCACATAAACTATTTTAAGGGGCTCAGGATCGGCTCCAAGAAAATTAGAAACGCCAAAATTGAGGAGCTATAG
- the cas1 gene encoding CRISPR-associated endonuclease Cas1: MKYPLFITQHGKLEREENALFFVGELVKRAIPLAQVEEIHCLSRVSLTSGAIDLLSDKGIPVHFYTVKGDYKGSFINDASPRGKLHLAQAEHHLDPEKRLHIAREIVKGIQNTMAFTLSRWGVNPVKLNSVKVDGETVDEVMGKEAELWTHYYRYFGEAIGVEDFKRTRRPPGDDVNALISYTNAVVYGLAFSSAVKAGLDPSIGYLHSASDRRHSLPLDLADVFKPLYVFSTIREALQNGIFSKSDFVKKGKAVYLSREGKRKLLSALTDTLRRTVYYKPWKRSMTYRFMMDYEARKLKRHLLGRSTYRAFKPWWK, encoded by the coding sequence ATGAAGTACCCGCTCTTCATCACCCAGCATGGGAAGCTTGAGAGGGAGGAAAACGCGCTCTTCTTCGTCGGCGAGCTCGTGAAGAGGGCCATACCCCTCGCCCAGGTCGAGGAGATACACTGCCTTTCCAGGGTCTCGCTCACGAGCGGGGCCATTGACCTGCTGAGCGACAAGGGTATTCCGGTTCACTTCTACACGGTTAAAGGCGACTACAAGGGCTCCTTCATCAACGACGCCTCCCCGCGCGGAAAGCTCCACCTGGCCCAGGCTGAGCACCACCTCGACCCGGAAAAGAGGCTCCACATCGCGAGGGAGATAGTTAAGGGAATCCAGAACACGATGGCCTTCACGCTCTCCCGCTGGGGGGTCAATCCGGTCAAGCTGAACTCGGTTAAGGTCGATGGTGAAACCGTCGATGAAGTCATGGGGAAGGAGGCGGAACTCTGGACCCACTACTACCGCTACTTCGGGGAAGCCATTGGCGTTGAAGATTTTAAAAGGACAAGAAGGCCGCCCGGAGATGACGTGAACGCCCTCATAAGCTACACTAATGCAGTTGTCTATGGTCTGGCGTTCTCCTCAGCAGTTAAAGCCGGCCTCGACCCGTCGATAGGCTACCTCCACTCTGCCAGCGACAGGAGGCACTCCCTGCCCCTCGATTTGGCCGACGTTTTCAAGCCCCTCTACGTCTTCTCCACGATCAGAGAAGCCCTCCAAAACGGTATTTTCTCAAAGTCTGACTTCGTGAAGAAGGGAAAAGCCGTCTACCTCTCACGGGAGGGCAAGAGAAAGCTACTCTCGGCCCTAACCGACACCCTGAGGAGGACCGTCTATTACAAGCCCTGGAAGAGGAGCATGACGTACCGCTTCATGATGGATTATGAGGCGAGAAAGCTGAAGAGGCACCTCCTCGGAAGGTCCACGTACAGGGCCTTCAAACCCTGGTGGAAGTGA
- a CDS encoding transposase yields MLQHMEVCRWLYNELLRTIRENPSLRRTDTQRLIVELKKENPELKEVYSKVLQMVNHQLWNNLTVLKALKKNGHKVGGLRYKTSPNSWKSLNYNQSGFKLDEEKKRLHLSKIGEVPIKLHRRIKGTVNGVIIKRTKTGKWYATFQVEEEPEPLPKTGRAVGIDLGVANFVVDSDGNAFENPLFLEKSLEKIKKIQRRLSRKQKGSKNWEKERVKLAKAYEKLANQRRDFLHKLALYYVRNYDVIVVEKLKAKNMVENGHKNLNRHLLDSSLGAFIRILSDKAERAGRRVVFVEPAYTSRTCSRCGFVVEKLPLSERIFRCPKCGLVMDRDLNASLNILRKGLDEGLGRPGLPVEGRPLPRVVSYEAVVTGQVFLMKQEAPPERTG; encoded by the coding sequence ATGCTCCAACATATGGAAGTCTGTCGCTGGCTCTACAACGAGTTATTGAGGACAATACGGGAAAACCCTTCGCTAAGGAGAACCGACACCCAAAGGCTAATCGTTGAATTAAAGAAGGAAAATCCCGAACTCAAGGAAGTTTACTCCAAAGTCCTCCAAATGGTGAACCACCAGCTCTGGAACAACCTAACCGTCCTGAAGGCTCTAAAAAAGAACGGACATAAAGTTGGGGGGCTTAGATACAAGACCTCACCGAATAGCTGGAAGTCGCTGAACTACAACCAAAGCGGTTTCAAGCTTGACGAGGAGAAGAAGAGACTGCACCTCTCCAAAATTGGAGAAGTCCCCATAAAGCTCCATAGGAGAATTAAGGGCACTGTTAATGGTGTAATCATAAAGCGGACGAAGACTGGGAAGTGGTATGCTACTTTTCAGGTCGAGGAAGAACCAGAACCGCTACCCAAAACAGGTAGAGCAGTCGGGATTGATTTGGGAGTAGCCAATTTCGTCGTTGATAGCGACGGTAACGCTTTTGAGAACCCGCTGTTCCTTGAGAAATCCCTTGAAAAAATTAAGAAAATACAGAGAAGGCTCTCAAGGAAGCAAAAGGGCTCAAAGAACTGGGAAAAAGAGAGGGTGAAGCTGGCCAAAGCATATGAGAAGCTGGCCAATCAGAGGAGGGACTTCCTGCACAAGCTCGCCCTCTACTACGTCCGGAATTATGATGTCATTGTCGTGGAGAAACTAAAAGCGAAGAATATGGTTGAGAACGGTCATAAAAACCTCAACCGCCATCTGCTCGATTCTTCTCTCGGTGCTTTCATTAGGATACTCTCCGACAAGGCTGAGAGAGCTGGTCGGAGGGTTGTTTTCGTTGAGCCAGCCTACACTTCGAGGACTTGCTCCCGTTGTGGATTTGTAGTGGAGAAATTGCCTCTTTCGGAGAGGATTTTTCGCTGTCCGAAGTGTGGGCTGGTGATGGATAGGGATTTGAACGCTTCCCTCAACATATTGAGAAAAGGTTTGGATGAAGGGTTGGGACGACCCGGATTGCCTGTGGAGGGAAGACCTCTACCCCGTGTCGTGTCTTATGAGGCTGTTGTCACGGGGCAAGTCTTCCTTATGAAGCAGGAAGCCCCGCCCGAAAGGACGGGGTAG
- the cas2 gene encoding CRISPR-associated endonuclease Cas2, with product MASYYIVVYDINEKRVARIHKILRGYLQWRQRSVFEGWLSDSELAELMRKLSSVINEEEDSVLFYRLPSDKVIKSFHIEKPPDKFDNII from the coding sequence ATGGCGAGCTACTACATAGTCGTCTACGACATCAACGAGAAGCGCGTTGCCAGGATCCACAAGATACTCCGCGGGTACCTCCAGTGGAGGCAGAGGAGCGTCTTTGAGGGCTGGTTGAGCGATTCGGAACTGGCGGAGCTGATGAGGAAGCTGAGCTCGGTCATCAACGAGGAAGAGGACTCGGTACTCTTCTACAGGCTGCCCAGCGATAAGGTAATTAAAAGCTTCCACATCGAGAAACCCCCCGATAAATTTGACAACATTATATAA